One region of Nitrospira sp. genomic DNA includes:
- a CDS encoding PD40 domain-containing protein — MKHVKTVMIGMLGLALAAASTVSAGAAEPKPAQAPAKASASAERHLTNIRQLTFGRQNAEAYFSFSGDKLIFQSTNNWMKDTFAAAMHPSDIPLGCYQMYVMDLGSEKIRMVSTGSGTTTCGYFFPGDRRVLYSSTHLRGPNCPPKPKRDGGAYRWALDDYDLFSVRIDGLDPQRLTNTPGYDAEATVSPNGKTIVWTSMRDGDLDIYAMDLDGTHPRRLTQEIGYDGGAFFSPDSKRIVYRAQHPSNQDELDQYKALLAQNLVEPGRLEIFIMNADGSNKQQVTNNGASNFSPFFHPDGHRVIFASNVETRNATGRPEFHLYLVNEDGSAQERLTFDGQFNSFPMFSPDGKMVVWVSDRHAKEPGEFNVFLADWVP, encoded by the coding sequence TTGAAACACGTTAAGACGGTGATGATCGGAATGTTGGGGCTCGCGCTGGCCGCCGCTTCAACGGTGTCGGCGGGAGCGGCCGAACCGAAGCCTGCGCAGGCACCGGCGAAAGCGTCTGCCTCGGCCGAGCGGCATCTGACGAATATCCGGCAACTCACATTCGGTCGACAAAATGCCGAGGCCTATTTCTCATTCAGCGGGGACAAACTGATCTTTCAATCCACAAACAATTGGATGAAAGACACGTTTGCTGCGGCCATGCATCCGTCCGACATCCCGCTCGGCTGCTATCAAATGTACGTGATGGATCTCGGGAGCGAAAAGATTCGGATGGTCAGCACCGGTTCCGGGACCACGACCTGCGGCTATTTCTTCCCCGGCGATCGGCGTGTGTTGTACTCGTCCACCCATCTGCGAGGTCCCAACTGCCCTCCGAAACCGAAGCGGGACGGAGGCGCCTATCGCTGGGCGTTGGATGACTACGATCTCTTCTCCGTGCGGATCGACGGGTTGGACCCCCAACGTTTGACGAACACGCCGGGGTACGATGCCGAGGCCACGGTCTCGCCCAACGGGAAGACGATCGTCTGGACCTCCATGCGCGACGGGGATCTGGATATCTACGCCATGGATCTGGATGGGACACACCCCCGTCGACTGACGCAGGAAATCGGATACGACGGCGGCGCGTTCTTCTCCCCCGACAGTAAGCGGATTGTGTATCGCGCGCAGCATCCGAGCAATCAAGACGAGCTGGATCAGTACAAGGCGTTGCTCGCTCAAAATCTCGTGGAGCCCGGGCGGCTTGAAATTTTTATCATGAATGCCGACGGGTCGAATAAGCAGCAGGTGACGAATAACGGTGCTTCAAATTTTTCGCCCTTTTTCCACCCCGACGGCCATCGGGTGATTTTTGCGTCGAATGTGGAGACGCGGAACGCCACGGGGCGACCGGAGTTTCACCTCTATCTCGTCAACGAAGACGGTTCCGCACAGGAGCGGTTGACCTTCGACGGACAGTTCAACAGCTTTCCTATGTTCTCGCCGGACGGGAAGATGGTGGTCTGGGTATCGGACCGGCATGCGAAAGAGCCCGGAGAGTTTAATGTGTTTCTCGCCGATTGGGTTCCATGA
- a CDS encoding lipid-A-disaccharide synthase N-terminal domain-containing protein has translation MTLDTIWLIIGFLGQGIFFMRWVVQWIASERHAESRVPTAFWYMSMIGGLITLAYAIYRQDPVFIAGQSIGSIVYLRNLMLIHRPSQAESGTASPATKS, from the coding sequence ATGACACTCGACACTATCTGGCTGATTATCGGATTCCTGGGGCAGGGGATCTTCTTTATGCGCTGGGTTGTCCAGTGGATCGCCTCCGAGCGCCATGCGGAAAGTCGCGTGCCGACCGCTTTCTGGTACATGAGTATGATCGGCGGCCTGATTACGCTGGCCTATGCGATCTATCGGCAGGATCCGGTGTTCATCGCCGGGCAGAGCATCGGCAGTATCGTCTATCTTCGCAACCTCATGCTGATTCACCGTCCCAGCCAAGCCGAGTCCGGCACGGCATCTCCGGCGACCAAATCCTAA
- a CDS encoding phosphatase PAP2 family protein encodes MIEPGDGSAAPQPVQPEPPPACPPMPAVVLSVAALLGSFAALFHIDIPILWFLRSHNLSALQSLGDLGEKLGNGGTLITISVVLLAAGYFLKRSTLMRVALDSLLAHGVVAILVNGLKHIIGRPRPRLTHSGGWQWWPSLDSGLDSFPSGHTSATVAVVTVLARALPRFRWVPFALAVWVAASRVWRGSHFPGDVVAGMVLGFVVGSIFNGPLRWWGRSSAQALVRIAPVVLSLAGFFWVLTHRIVDPLTDHILLASGIMLLVGGVALRMAGCRNPAGDGSVTRVAAADSLVGLGLGVVTGAPVVIALAGLVCFARWTGGVACADPRSVASPSSSRHILYVAGVMAAVVVIQACKGLVPLQ; translated from the coding sequence ATGATCGAACCAGGTGACGGGTCGGCTGCGCCGCAACCGGTGCAGCCTGAACCACCACCGGCCTGCCCGCCGATGCCGGCGGTCGTGCTTTCCGTGGCCGCCTTGCTGGGCTCGTTTGCCGCTCTGTTTCACATCGATATTCCCATCCTCTGGTTTCTCCGGTCGCACAATCTGTCGGCACTCCAATCGCTTGGGGATTTGGGCGAGAAGCTCGGCAATGGCGGCACCCTCATCACCATCAGTGTGGTCCTCTTAGCGGCCGGGTATTTTCTGAAGCGCAGCACACTCATGCGGGTGGCATTAGATAGCCTTCTGGCGCACGGGGTGGTGGCAATTCTGGTGAACGGGCTGAAGCACATCATCGGACGACCGAGGCCCAGGCTGACCCATTCGGGAGGGTGGCAATGGTGGCCATCGCTGGATTCGGGGCTGGATTCGTTTCCGTCCGGCCATACGTCGGCTACCGTGGCTGTGGTGACGGTGTTGGCGCGGGCATTGCCCCGGTTTCGATGGGTGCCCTTTGCCTTGGCCGTGTGGGTTGCGGCCAGCCGGGTCTGGCGGGGCTCCCATTTCCCGGGTGACGTGGTGGCCGGGATGGTGCTGGGGTTTGTCGTGGGATCGATCTTCAATGGCCCGCTGCGTTGGTGGGGACGCTCCTCTGCGCAAGCGCTTGTCCGCATCGCCCCGGTCGTCTTGTCGCTCGCAGGTTTCTTCTGGGTGCTGACGCATCGTATCGTCGACCCGCTGACCGATCACATCCTGCTTGCCTCCGGGATCATGCTGCTGGTCGGAGGTGTGGCGTTGCGAATGGCAGGATGTCGGAATCCGGCCGGTGACGGCAGTGTGACGAGAGTCGCAGCGGCAGACAGTCTGGTCGGATTGGGGTTAGGTGTCGTGACCGGCGCCCCGGTCGTGATTGCGTTGGCCGGACTGGTGTGCTTCGCACGATGGACCGGGGGAGTCGCCTGCGCAGATCCGCGCTCGGTCGCGTCGCCTTCCTCTTCCCGGCACATCCTTTATGTGGCAGGAGTCATGGCTGCTGTGGTCGTGATCCAGGCGTGTAAAGGACTCGTGCCGTTGCAGTAG
- a CDS encoding glycosyltransferase family 2 protein, which yields MTVTRPWASVVIPIKDERDNLVPLTEQLVKVLDGREESRSAPFELIFIDDGSSDGSSEVLDGLAARYRTVKVFHFDRNYGQSAAFDAGFKRSTGDLVMTIDGDLQNDPADIATLLPHIKAFDLVCGWRKDRHDNLTRKISSRIANSVRSAVTGDRVHDTGCSLKLFRRAVVEKMQLFEGMHRFFPALALMHGFTVTEVPVRHYPRTRGTSKYGVGNRLFKGLYDLVAVRWMQHRCLRYQYRTAATTPSPSASTPTRI from the coding sequence ATGACTGTGACCCGCCCATGGGCCTCCGTAGTCATCCCTATTAAGGATGAGCGCGACAATCTGGTGCCCTTGACAGAACAGCTCGTGAAGGTCCTGGACGGCCGGGAGGAGTCACGGTCGGCTCCGTTCGAGTTGATTTTCATCGACGACGGCAGTTCGGACGGCAGTTCGGAGGTTCTCGACGGTCTGGCCGCCCGATACCGCACGGTAAAGGTGTTTCACTTTGACCGGAACTACGGCCAGTCGGCGGCCTTCGATGCCGGATTCAAGCGGTCGACAGGGGACCTGGTGATGACCATCGACGGCGACCTGCAAAACGATCCGGCGGATATCGCCACGCTGCTTCCGCATATCAAGGCCTTCGACCTCGTCTGCGGCTGGCGCAAAGATCGCCACGACAACCTGACGCGCAAGATTTCCTCCCGTATTGCCAACAGCGTCCGCAGCGCCGTCACCGGCGATCGCGTGCACGACACCGGCTGCTCGCTCAAACTGTTTCGCCGCGCGGTGGTGGAGAAAATGCAACTCTTCGAGGGCATGCACCGGTTCTTCCCTGCCCTCGCCTTGATGCATGGGTTCACCGTGACCGAGGTGCCAGTGCGCCACTATCCGCGCACCCGGGGCACCTCGAAATACGGCGTGGGCAACCGCCTCTTCAAAGGCCTCTACGACCTGGTAGCCGTGCGATGGATGCAACACCGTTGCCTGCGCTACCAATATCGGACCGCCGCGACGACACCATCACCGTCGGCATCGACCCCCACACGAATATGA
- a CDS encoding response regulator, with protein MMSTLLVIDDDRLHCDLLQMALARHGYHVSTATSGREGVALFRQLRPLVTLLDLRMPDMDGLAVLKEIRTHDPRAGVIMLGGGATEELENRARELRVTDFLRKGLSLDVLIGAVHRVAQQARRLASSEQSRAGEEIDQLPDEQILVVDDDVMARDLLVRFLSLRGYHVRAARDGREALRLIGESAPDLLILDLAMPEMNGVEVLRTLAARDYAGRTIILSGHQNDPLLAEAWALGPQEVLDKPIDLERALMAIQLVMVCREC; from the coding sequence ATGATGAGCACGTTACTGGTGATCGACGATGATCGGTTGCACTGCGACCTGCTGCAGATGGCCCTGGCCCGTCACGGGTATCACGTCAGCACTGCGACCAGTGGTCGTGAGGGGGTTGCGTTGTTTCGCCAGCTTCGCCCGCTGGTGACGCTGCTCGATCTGCGCATGCCGGACATGGATGGTCTGGCGGTGCTCAAGGAGATTCGAACGCATGATCCCCGTGCCGGGGTGATTATGCTGGGTGGCGGCGCGACGGAGGAATTGGAGAATCGGGCGCGCGAGTTGCGCGTCACGGATTTCCTGCGCAAGGGGCTGTCGCTGGATGTGCTCATCGGGGCCGTCCATCGTGTGGCGCAGCAGGCGAGGCGATTGGCTTCATCCGAGCAGTCCCGTGCCGGGGAAGAAATCGATCAGCTTCCCGATGAGCAGATCCTTGTCGTCGATGACGATGTGATGGCGCGTGATCTGCTGGTGCGGTTTCTCAGCCTGCGCGGGTACCACGTTCGCGCTGCGCGCGACGGTCGTGAAGCGCTGCGACTGATCGGTGAGTCGGCGCCGGATCTTCTGATTTTGGATCTCGCTATGCCGGAAATGAACGGCGTGGAGGTCTTGCGGACGCTTGCGGCGCGCGATTATGCCGGCAGGACGATCATTTTGAGCGGACATCAAAACGACCCCTTACTGGCCGAGGCCTGGGCGTTGGGCCCGCAAGAGGTCCTGGACAAGCCGATTGATTTGGAGCGGGCATTGATGGCTATCCAGCTTGTGATGGTCTGTCGGGAGTGTTAA
- a CDS encoding PilW family protein, whose amino-acid sequence MRRFDWNQQGFTLVELMAAVLITVVIVAATMTTVVTSNRANVVNTQVADTQQNVRLAIDLLSRDIKLAGFNYNATDPATGSVGACNATIGAVVKPVGLLPQDQTPTGADTGADSVSMVLPVMNTTGWILTAAVGGTPNNKTYDNSISLSGAAMTEMVAQGLVVGSTISIGGALSKTVQAVNATSIGFGTGNFVDGQFPVGTPVYLMQCVRYQVVANTPATCGSDTPCLVRNNVPLVDGVEDLQLAYACDGCNQAAPNPLFPDGVVDDQDASSTSGFPTFTQGDFVSNSAWAIAPWTPDKIRLAQVGLVVRPTNADDGLDEKGTKAVNTTGPVIIGDHNPSADTGYNASTYMQQRRRVMIRTIQPRNL is encoded by the coding sequence GCTTCACTCTCGTGGAACTAATGGCGGCCGTCCTGATCACGGTGGTGATTGTGGCTGCGACGATGACCACCGTCGTGACGTCAAATCGCGCCAATGTCGTCAACACACAGGTCGCAGACACGCAACAGAATGTGCGATTAGCCATCGACTTGCTCAGCCGGGATATCAAACTGGCCGGCTTTAATTACAATGCGACAGATCCGGCAACCGGATCTGTGGGCGCGTGCAATGCCACCATCGGCGCCGTCGTGAAGCCGGTTGGACTGCTGCCCCAAGACCAAACGCCGACAGGTGCGGACACCGGGGCTGATAGCGTGTCGATGGTGTTGCCGGTGATGAATACGACAGGGTGGATACTGACGGCGGCGGTCGGTGGAACGCCGAACAATAAGACGTATGACAACAGCATCAGTCTTTCCGGAGCCGCTATGACGGAGATGGTTGCACAAGGTCTTGTGGTCGGATCGACGATTTCCATCGGCGGTGCATTGTCAAAGACGGTGCAGGCTGTCAATGCCACTTCGATTGGCTTCGGTACCGGAAATTTCGTCGATGGACAATTCCCGGTCGGTACGCCTGTGTATTTGATGCAATGCGTGCGGTATCAAGTCGTGGCGAATACGCCGGCGACCTGCGGTAGTGACACGCCTTGCCTGGTGCGAAACAACGTGCCGCTGGTCGATGGTGTGGAAGACTTGCAACTCGCCTACGCCTGTGACGGGTGCAATCAGGCCGCGCCCAATCCCTTGTTTCCGGACGGGGTTGTCGATGATCAAGATGCCTCCTCGACGTCTGGATTTCCCACCTTCACGCAGGGAGATTTTGTCTCCAACAGTGCGTGGGCGATTGCCCCGTGGACGCCGGATAAGATCAGGCTGGCGCAAGTGGGCCTGGTGGTCAGACCGACGAACGCGGATGACGGTCTTGATGAGAAGGGAACCAAGGCCGTCAACACCACCGGGCCTGTGATCATCGGCGACCATAATCCCTCTGCAGATACGGGTTATAACGCGAGCACGTATATGCAACAGCGACGGCGCGTGATGATCCGCACCATTCAGCCGAGAAACCTGTAA
- a CDS encoding PhoH family protein, giving the protein MRKIKLREGTNTAALFGHHDRHLKLIEEEFGVRCSARGEEVTVEGTPETVKQAERVLNELASLTNEGYDLRSDDVTHALTALRHNHDASLKELLFSASPIVTRKRFIVPKTPTQKYYLDAIEKHDIVIGIGPAGTGKTYLAMAMAVSALMKKDVSRIILARPAVEAGEKLGYLPGDMYAKVNPYLRPLYDALFDMMDMERANRLIERGDIEIAPLAFMRGRTLNDSFVILDEAQNATAEQMKMFLTRLGFHSKAVVTGDITQIDLPSDRVSGLIEVRDILQDIAGIEFVYFDERDVVRHRLVQEIIKAYDRHTAGPGHPAQPRKGEAQTKGHRSDSKPTRPASPSTGSWGQSH; this is encoded by the coding sequence GTGCGCAAGATCAAACTACGGGAAGGCACGAATACCGCAGCCCTGTTCGGGCACCATGATCGACACCTCAAGCTGATTGAGGAAGAGTTCGGCGTGCGATGCTCGGCGCGGGGTGAGGAAGTGACGGTGGAGGGTACGCCTGAGACCGTCAAGCAGGCGGAACGGGTTCTCAATGAGCTCGCTTCGTTGACGAATGAAGGGTATGACCTGCGGTCTGATGATGTGACGCATGCACTGACCGCTCTCCGCCACAACCACGACGCTTCTCTTAAAGAATTACTTTTCAGCGCCTCCCCCATCGTCACTCGGAAGCGATTCATCGTTCCGAAGACTCCGACCCAGAAATACTATCTGGATGCGATCGAAAAACACGACATCGTGATCGGTATCGGTCCTGCGGGCACGGGCAAGACCTATTTGGCCATGGCGATGGCGGTCAGTGCGCTGATGAAAAAAGATGTCAGCCGCATCATCCTCGCAAGGCCGGCTGTTGAGGCCGGGGAGAAGCTGGGCTACTTGCCCGGCGATATGTATGCTAAGGTCAATCCCTACCTTCGTCCGCTCTACGATGCCTTGTTCGACATGATGGACATGGAACGGGCCAATCGCCTGATCGAGCGAGGGGATATCGAAATTGCGCCCCTTGCGTTCATGCGCGGCCGTACCCTGAACGATTCATTTGTGATCCTGGACGAAGCGCAAAACGCGACCGCCGAACAGATGAAGATGTTCCTCACACGGTTAGGCTTCCATTCGAAGGCCGTCGTGACGGGGGACATTACGCAGATCGACCTGCCGTCGGACCGGGTGTCCGGCCTCATCGAGGTGCGCGACATTCTTCAGGACATTGCCGGGATCGAGTTTGTCTACTTCGACGAGCGGGATGTCGTGCGGCATCGCCTCGTCCAGGAGATTATCAAAGCCTACGATCGCCACACGGCCGGTCCTGGGCACCCCGCTCAGCCAAGAAAAGGCGAGGCTCAGACGAAGGGCCATCGTTCGGATTCCAAGCCCACTCGTCCCGCATCTCCCTCCACAGGTTCCTGGGGCCAGTCGCATTAA
- a CDS encoding glycosyltransferase family 39 protein — protein MNGQHPSSQTPAQADRSVQPLALILLLALAAVLFFVGLGALGLTDRDEGRNAEAGREMYETGNYISPTFNYEPRFAKPVFVYWLMSLSYHLFGVSEFAARFPSALFGVGLILLQYLFLTRCRGPVVGLFGAAMLLLNLEIIGLSRMALTDSVLIFFTTLSLYGFWLGLYGEGRERHYLWFFYIGMALATLTKGPIGFLIPMLAVGLYLWLTRSWGRFWRQGFPIPGLVLFLLLALPWYLMMLNIHGQRYTTSAQGDTIGRFFGTMEGHGGTLLFYLPVFLLGFFPWSGLLPFAWYQAYRSWKDAKQSGALPPVQSSVADVQPSPYALEWFTAAWVLGGLVFFSLSSTRLPHYIGPLFPAAAILTASYWNRCVTDQATPGLRAAIHTITAVGSILALAFALLPPLYAKFAGKLIDEFPLAGQVTLGPGPYTVASIFLVGMGLIAYFGFSETRRPAVFWVAGGSLALVVLATTQLIFPLVHHFVIEPPQQLAEVAGVNLGPNDRLILYGQPRPSLMFYAKRKAIVVPKNEETNIKPYLSQPGRTMILLPAALRNRLPFETMDYPVLLERYGYILLANQSLIHVPEEAEQPPVRIPGH, from the coding sequence ATGAACGGACAGCACCCGTCCTCGCAGACGCCGGCGCAGGCCGACCGATCGGTCCAGCCGCTGGCGCTCATCCTCTTGCTGGCGCTGGCCGCCGTGCTCTTTTTCGTTGGTCTCGGCGCGCTCGGGTTGACCGATCGAGATGAAGGGCGCAACGCCGAAGCCGGCCGCGAGATGTACGAAACGGGCAACTACATCAGCCCCACCTTCAATTACGAGCCGCGCTTCGCCAAACCGGTCTTCGTCTATTGGCTGATGAGCCTCTCGTATCACCTGTTCGGGGTGAGCGAATTCGCCGCACGATTCCCGTCGGCCCTCTTCGGCGTCGGATTGATCCTGCTCCAATATCTCTTTCTGACGCGCTGTCGGGGCCCGGTGGTGGGCCTCTTCGGCGCGGCCATGCTGTTACTGAACCTGGAAATCATCGGCCTCAGCCGGATGGCGCTCACCGACAGCGTGCTGATCTTCTTCACCACCTTGTCGCTCTATGGATTCTGGCTGGGTTTGTACGGGGAAGGTCGCGAACGCCACTACCTGTGGTTCTTCTACATCGGCATGGCGCTGGCGACCCTGACGAAGGGCCCGATCGGTTTCCTGATTCCCATGCTGGCCGTGGGGTTGTACCTGTGGCTCACCCGCTCCTGGGGGCGCTTTTGGCGTCAGGGATTTCCCATTCCCGGCCTCGTACTGTTTCTGCTGCTGGCGTTGCCCTGGTACCTGATGATGCTGAATATCCATGGACAACGGTATACGACCTCGGCGCAGGGCGACACGATCGGCCGATTCTTCGGCACCATGGAAGGGCACGGCGGCACGTTGCTCTTTTATCTCCCCGTGTTCCTGCTTGGATTTTTCCCCTGGAGCGGCCTGCTCCCCTTCGCCTGGTACCAGGCCTATCGCAGCTGGAAGGACGCAAAACAGTCCGGCGCACTGCCCCCCGTTCAGAGCTCAGTTGCCGATGTCCAGCCCTCGCCCTATGCACTCGAATGGTTCACCGCTGCCTGGGTACTGGGCGGATTGGTCTTTTTCAGCCTCTCCTCGACCCGGTTGCCGCATTACATCGGCCCCTTGTTTCCTGCGGCGGCGATCTTGACGGCGTCCTACTGGAACCGCTGCGTGACCGACCAGGCCACTCCCGGGCTGCGTGCCGCGATCCACACCATCACCGCCGTGGGCTCTATCCTGGCGCTGGCCTTTGCGTTATTGCCGCCCCTCTATGCCAAGTTCGCAGGAAAGCTGATCGATGAATTTCCTCTGGCGGGGCAGGTGACGCTCGGGCCGGGCCCCTATACCGTCGCCTCCATCTTTCTGGTGGGCATGGGCCTCATCGCCTATTTCGGATTCAGCGAAACGAGGCGACCGGCCGTGTTCTGGGTCGCCGGCGGATCGCTGGCGCTCGTCGTCCTCGCGACCACACAGTTGATCTTCCCGCTGGTGCACCACTTTGTGATCGAACCGCCCCAGCAACTCGCCGAGGTCGCAGGGGTGAATCTCGGGCCCAACGATCGGTTGATCCTCTACGGGCAACCACGCCCCTCCTTGATGTTCTATGCGAAGCGGAAAGCCATTGTCGTGCCGAAAAATGAGGAGACGAACATCAAGCCCTATCTGTCGCAGCCGGGGCGCACGATGATTCTCCTCCCGGCAGCGCTTCGAAACAGGCTGCCGTTCGAAACCATGGACTACCCGGTTCTGCTCGAACGGTACGGCTACATCCTGCTGGCCAATCAATCGCTGATCCATGTACCCGAAGAGGCGGAGCAGCCGCCGGTTCGCATTCCAGGGCACTGA
- the ftsY gene encoding signal recognition particle-docking protein FtsY, which produces MGWLQKLSAGLSKTRDAVTGQLDRLLGRAADPALLDELEVALISADLGMPVVERVMGQLRAQMRGGNFSSADKVRDLLRQSVLQILLPTQSASMEQLVAQGPRPFVILAVGVNGVGKTTTVAKLTQRFRQQGKKPLLVAGDTFRAAAIDQLQVWADRIEVDVIRHRPGADPAAVAYDGMTAAKARGSDVVLIDTAGRLHTKTNLMDELRKIKRVVAQECQGAPHEVLLVLDATVGQNAIAQARQFHEAVGVTGIALTKLDGTARGGIVVAIADTFKIPVRLIGVGEAVEDLQDFDAKAFVDALF; this is translated from the coding sequence GTGGGTTGGCTTCAGAAACTAAGTGCGGGGCTCTCCAAAACGCGAGATGCGGTCACGGGACAACTGGATCGACTCCTGGGGCGGGCGGCGGATCCGGCGCTGCTGGATGAGCTGGAAGTGGCCCTGATCAGCGCAGACTTGGGCATGCCGGTCGTGGAACGCGTGATGGGGCAGTTGCGGGCTCAGATGCGAGGTGGTAATTTCTCGTCAGCCGATAAAGTGCGAGATCTCTTGCGGCAATCCGTACTGCAAATTTTGCTGCCGACACAATCCGCCTCGATGGAGCAACTCGTGGCGCAGGGGCCGCGTCCCTTTGTGATTCTTGCCGTGGGGGTCAACGGCGTCGGCAAGACCACGACGGTGGCGAAGCTGACCCAACGGTTTCGGCAACAGGGGAAAAAGCCATTACTCGTGGCCGGGGATACCTTCCGCGCGGCGGCAATCGATCAATTGCAGGTCTGGGCGGACCGCATCGAGGTCGACGTGATCCGTCATCGACCGGGTGCAGATCCGGCTGCTGTGGCCTACGATGGGATGACGGCTGCGAAAGCGCGCGGGTCGGACGTGGTGCTGATTGATACCGCCGGGCGGCTGCACACCAAAACAAATCTCATGGACGAATTGCGGAAGATCAAACGGGTGGTTGCGCAAGAATGCCAGGGGGCGCCACATGAGGTGTTGTTGGTATTGGATGCGACGGTCGGCCAGAATGCCATTGCCCAGGCACGACAGTTTCACGAGGCTGTGGGGGTGACCGGAATCGCCCTGACCAAGCTGGATGGAACGGCGCGTGGCGGGATCGTGGTGGCCATCGCCGACACCTTCAAGATCCCGGTCCGCTTGATCGGCGTCGGGGAAGCGGTCGAGGACCTTCAGGACTTTGACGCCAAGGCATTTGTCGATGCGTTGTTCTAA
- the ybeY gene encoding rRNA maturation RNase YbeY, which translates to MPVVIGMRLTRWHLRLGALKKLAIQVLQATGEAEALLSLEIVGDVRMRRLNQTFRHRDKTTDVLAFATREGPGPSSPLLGDVVISLPQAIRQARRHEQGVDHELAVLLIHGVLHLCGYDHERSEAESQRMSRREKALLRAVAPVPRLLVSRGSDRV; encoded by the coding sequence ATGCCGGTTGTGATCGGCATGCGGCTGACAAGGTGGCACCTCCGTCTCGGTGCCCTCAAAAAACTTGCCATACAGGTGTTGCAGGCAACCGGCGAAGCCGAGGCGCTGTTGAGCCTTGAGATCGTCGGCGATGTCAGGATGCGACGCCTGAATCAAACCTTTCGTCATCGCGACAAGACGACGGATGTGCTGGCGTTTGCGACCAGGGAAGGGCCGGGGCCATCCTCGCCTCTTCTCGGCGACGTCGTTATTTCCCTGCCGCAGGCCATTCGTCAGGCGCGTCGTCATGAGCAGGGCGTTGACCACGAGTTAGCGGTTCTGCTGATTCATGGTGTGCTCCACTTGTGCGGGTATGACCACGAGCGCAGTGAGGCGGAGTCGCAACGCATGAGCCGTCGCGAAAAGGCCCTGCTCCGCGCTGTTGCACCGGTTCCACGGCTATTGGTGTCACGCGGATCGGATCGGGTATGA